From the genome of Candidatus Eisenbacteria bacterium, one region includes:
- a CDS encoding xanthine dehydrogenase family protein subunit M — MTLAHAFEYRKPKTLAEAASILRDAGDGARVLAGGTDLIGWIRDGFAQPSLLIDLKGIEGLDRIGAFEKAGRIRIGALAAFTDLIESREVREELPLLWEAARSVASRGIRNRATPVGNICSAVPCCDMGPPLLVLEAEVVVEGPEGERAVPIGDWFVGPRRTSLRRGEIVKAIDVPLPGNPHGGCYVKLGRYDGEDLAQASVALLVLPGGETRVAFGAVAPTPVRGERIEKLLRGKEPDEALLAEAIAILPREIAPIDDVRACKEYRGRMTEVMFERGLAAARARLRGEGPPYGTRLL, encoded by the coding sequence ATGACCCTGGCCCACGCGTTCGAGTATCGGAAACCGAAAACGCTCGCCGAGGCGGCGTCGATCCTGCGCGATGCCGGCGACGGGGCGCGGGTTCTGGCGGGGGGGACCGACCTGATCGGATGGATCCGGGACGGGTTCGCCCAGCCGAGCCTGCTGATCGACCTGAAGGGAATCGAGGGGCTCGATCGGATCGGCGCCTTCGAGAAGGCGGGGCGAATCCGGATCGGCGCGCTCGCCGCCTTCACCGACCTGATCGAATCGCGGGAGGTCCGGGAAGAGCTGCCGCTCCTGTGGGAGGCGGCCCGTTCCGTCGCTTCGCGAGGGATTCGGAACCGGGCGACGCCGGTGGGGAACATCTGTTCCGCCGTTCCCTGTTGCGACATGGGACCGCCGCTCCTCGTGCTCGAGGCGGAGGTGGTCGTCGAGGGACCGGAGGGGGAGCGTGCCGTTCCGATCGGGGACTGGTTCGTCGGTCCGCGCCGGACGTCGCTCCGCCGCGGCGAGATCGTGAAGGCGATCGACGTTCCCCTCCCCGGGAATCCCCACGGCGGTTGCTACGTGAAGCTCGGCCGCTATGACGGCGAGGACCTCGCCCAGGCGAGCGTGGCGTTGCTCGTCCTCCCCGGAGGCGAGACGCGGGTCGCCTTCGGCGCCGTCGCCCCCACGCCGGTTCGGGGAGAGCGGATCGAGAAATTGCTCCGCGGCAAGGAGCCGGACGAGGCGCTTCTCGCGGAGGCGATCGCGATCCTCCCCCGTGAGATCGCCCCCATCGACGACGTGCGCGCCTGCAAGGAGTACCGGGGGCGGATGACGGAAGTGATGTTCGAGCGCGGGCTCGCCGCCGCCCGCGCCCGGCTTCGGGGCGAAGGTCCCCCTTACGGAACGAGGTTGCTATGA
- a CDS encoding chloride channel protein, which translates to MIGKLHDRLRQTEHVYMVLVALAIGLLGGLFSVAFRRFIHFVQVFAWRNDTFLLDHVRSLPAWWKIGVPAAGGLLVGLIIHFFAREAKGHGVPEVMEAVALRGGRIRPRVVIAKMIASGICIASGGSVGREGPIVQIGSSLGSAIGQWLRMGERRLRTLVGCGAAAGIAGTFNAPVAGALFAVEVILGDFGVSQFSPIVISSVAATVVSRRFLGDFPAFEVPHYALVNPAELFAYALLGVIAGLTALAFVRVLYGAEDLFDAVPIPGPAKTVLGGAMIGVIALKFPEIYGVGYEAIGEALKGGMVWHLLLALAVIKILAVSTTIGSGGSGGIFAPSLFVGAMTGGAVGAGVHSIWPETTAGPGAYALVGMGAVVAAATHAPITAIVIIFEMTNDYKIILPLMITCIIATLLAMQIQKASIYTMKLLRRGVDIREGQTVNVLRNVRVRDVMRTEFTAVQPQDRLLSIVSRFIEKPGGSVFVVDPENRLLGVITINDIRPILNELDSMDSLLIAQDMMQESGFLAVFPEDALDGVMTRFGHYRFEAPVLEGDRVIGSVWPEDVIRRYEAELFKRDMASSMSVAVGSGAEARAIPGAGGMSMTEIPAPASFLGRTMADIAIRKRYDVTILLIKRKGEEGDSVMDQLPNAAYVFREGDVMLVMGREECLRRLELAP; encoded by the coding sequence ATGATCGGTAAACTGCACGACCGCCTGCGACAGACCGAACACGTCTACATGGTCCTGGTGGCGCTCGCCATCGGCCTGTTGGGCGGCCTCTTTTCCGTCGCTTTTCGTCGTTTCATCCATTTCGTGCAGGTGTTCGCCTGGCGAAACGACACTTTTCTTCTGGATCATGTTCGGAGTCTCCCGGCGTGGTGGAAGATCGGCGTGCCCGCGGCGGGCGGCCTGTTGGTGGGGCTCATCATTCACTTCTTCGCACGCGAGGCCAAGGGGCACGGCGTGCCGGAGGTGATGGAGGCGGTGGCGCTCCGGGGCGGGCGCATCCGCCCGCGGGTGGTGATCGCCAAGATGATCGCCTCCGGTATCTGTATCGCCTCCGGCGGATCCGTCGGCCGCGAGGGGCCGATCGTGCAGATCGGTTCGAGCCTCGGCTCGGCGATCGGCCAGTGGCTCCGGATGGGGGAGAGGCGCCTCCGCACGCTGGTCGGCTGCGGCGCCGCCGCGGGGATCGCCGGAACATTCAACGCGCCGGTGGCGGGCGCCCTCTTCGCGGTGGAGGTGATCCTCGGCGATTTCGGCGTCTCCCAGTTCTCGCCGATCGTCATCTCCAGCGTCGCCGCCACGGTGGTGAGCCGCCGCTTCCTCGGCGACTTCCCCGCCTTCGAGGTTCCCCATTACGCGCTGGTCAACCCGGCGGAGTTGTTCGCCTACGCCCTCCTTGGCGTCATCGCCGGACTGACGGCGCTCGCCTTCGTCCGCGTTCTCTACGGCGCCGAGGATCTCTTCGACGCCGTCCCCATCCCCGGACCGGCCAAGACGGTCCTGGGCGGCGCCATGATCGGCGTCATCGCCCTGAAGTTTCCCGAGATCTACGGCGTCGGTTATGAGGCGATCGGGGAGGCCCTCAAGGGGGGGATGGTGTGGCACCTGCTCCTGGCGCTGGCGGTGATCAAAATCCTGGCCGTCTCGACCACCATCGGCTCGGGCGGATCGGGCGGGATCTTCGCCCCCTCGCTCTTCGTCGGGGCGATGACCGGAGGGGCGGTCGGCGCCGGGGTGCACTCGATCTGGCCGGAGACCACAGCGGGGCCGGGGGCTTACGCGCTGGTCGGCATGGGGGCCGTGGTCGCCGCCGCCACCCACGCGCCGATCACGGCGATCGTGATCATCTTCGAGATGACGAACGACTACAAGATCATCCTTCCTCTGATGATCACCTGCATCATCGCCACGCTGCTGGCGATGCAGATCCAGAAGGCGAGCATTTACACCATGAAGCTGCTCCGCCGGGGCGTGGACATCCGGGAGGGGCAGACGGTCAACGTGCTCCGGAACGTGCGGGTCCGGGACGTGATGCGGACGGAGTTCACCGCCGTCCAGCCCCAGGACCGGCTTTTGTCGATCGTCTCCCGGTTCATCGAGAAGCCGGGCGGATCGGTTTTCGTCGTCGACCCGGAGAACCGTCTTCTCGGCGTGATCACCATCAACGACATCCGTCCGATCCTGAACGAACTCGATTCGATGGACTCGCTCCTGATCGCCCAGGACATGATGCAGGAGTCGGGGTTCCTCGCCGTCTTCCCCGAAGACGCACTGGACGGCGTGATGACCCGTTTCGGCCACTACCGTTTCGAGGCGCCGGTGCTGGAGGGCGATCGGGTGATCGGTTCGGTCTGGCCGGAGGACGTGATTCGCCGCTACGAGGCGGAACTGTTCAAGAGGGACATGGCGTCGAGCATGAGCGTGGCCGTCGGAAGCGGGGCGGAGGCGAGGGCGATTCCGGGCGCGGGGGGCATGAGCATGACCGAAATCCCGGCCCCGGCGAGCTTCCTGGGGCGCACCATGGCGGACATCGCCATCCGGAAGCGATACGATGTGACCATTCTGCTGATCAAGCGAAAGGGGGAGGAGGGCGATTCCGTGATGGATCAGCTCCCGAACGCCGCCTACGTTTTTCGCGAAGGGGACGTGATGCTCGTGATGGGTCGGGAGGAGTGCCTCCGCCGCCTGGAGCTCGCCCCCTGA
- a CDS encoding xanthine dehydrogenase family protein molybdopterin-binding subunit, with protein sequence MNPPYAQVGRSPVRIDGLEKVTGAATYVDDIDFGPGLLHGAIVESPHAHARILSIDASEAERLPGVVRVVTSEDFPYHFGLYMKDRYIFARDRVRFVGEQVAGVIARDPKTAARAARLVRVEYEVLPPILDPMEALEEEGERIHPDLGDYPHVPWFFPKAGTNIAHWRKTRRGDAEAGFAEADFVLEDLYTVPRYAHCAIEPHVIVGLLDPAGRLTLWSSSQSPYTQRHVFAETLAPLGFTHQNVRVITPYVGGGFGGKAGVSMEILGVALAVAAKGRPVKLRFTREQEFVNTYQRQGLRARLKMGVRKDGVLTAMEHTLYWDAGAYVEYGANVVNAAGLSATGPYRIPNLKIDSLCIYTNLPPGGPYRGFGYSEFHFGVESHMNRLAAGIGMDPVEIRRRNAIAPGDPLPYGAPMNPSGLMECIDRAAEAIGWGEKETSDDPDRVLGKGFSLFWKAPAMPPNASSAAFLKFNEDGSVNLAVSGMEIGQGYMTAMAQIAAEVLALPVEKVRVETPDTDRNAYEWQTVGSHVTWSCGNAVLRAAEDAREKIFDLVVRVFGHDRGALFLEGEAVRCRTAPDFVLPYRDFVIAGVQTGDGTFKGGPILGSGIFLPEFASALSDPETSQGGHPNVHYTVGAAGAVLEVDRRTGKMRVRHAVLAVDVGRAIHPELVRGQITGGLVQGFATVLYEDMRFDEKGRLVNPNFTDYKIPTAMDIPDRMTSILVEVPQPDGPFGARGVGEHTMIPAAPLVANALENAVGVRLRDMPITAERVALALRAKERGEAGG encoded by the coding sequence ATGAACCCCCCGTACGCCCAAGTGGGTCGTTCTCCCGTCCGGATCGACGGCCTGGAGAAGGTGACCGGTGCGGCGACCTACGTGGACGACATCGATTTCGGGCCGGGGCTCCTGCACGGGGCGATCGTGGAGAGCCCGCACGCCCACGCCAGGATTCTCTCCATCGACGCCTCCGAGGCGGAACGGCTCCCCGGCGTGGTGCGGGTGGTGACCTCCGAGGATTTCCCCTATCACTTCGGTTTGTACATGAAGGACCGATACATCTTCGCCCGGGACCGTGTCCGTTTCGTCGGCGAGCAGGTCGCCGGCGTGATCGCCCGGGACCCGAAGACGGCCGCCCGCGCCGCCAGGCTGGTCCGGGTCGAGTACGAGGTGCTGCCGCCGATCCTGGACCCGATGGAGGCGCTGGAGGAAGAAGGCGAACGGATCCACCCCGATCTGGGCGACTACCCCCACGTTCCCTGGTTCTTCCCGAAGGCGGGGACCAACATCGCCCACTGGCGGAAAACAAGGCGCGGCGACGCGGAGGCCGGCTTCGCCGAAGCGGACTTCGTGCTGGAGGACCTCTACACCGTTCCGCGTTACGCGCACTGCGCCATCGAGCCGCACGTGATCGTCGGACTGCTCGATCCCGCCGGCCGCCTCACCCTCTGGTCCTCCTCTCAGTCCCCCTACACGCAGCGCCACGTCTTCGCCGAAACCCTCGCGCCGCTCGGTTTCACCCACCAGAACGTCCGGGTGATCACCCCCTACGTGGGGGGCGGCTTCGGGGGGAAGGCGGGCGTCTCCATGGAGATCCTGGGCGTCGCCCTCGCCGTGGCGGCGAAGGGACGGCCGGTGAAGCTTCGCTTCACGCGCGAGCAGGAGTTCGTCAACACCTACCAGAGGCAGGGCCTCCGGGCGCGGCTGAAAATGGGAGTCCGCAAGGACGGCGTCCTCACCGCCATGGAGCACACCCTCTACTGGGACGCCGGCGCCTATGTGGAGTACGGCGCCAACGTGGTGAACGCCGCGGGCCTCTCCGCGACCGGACCCTATCGGATCCCGAACCTGAAGATCGATTCGCTTTGTATCTATACTAACCTGCCCCCCGGCGGTCCCTACCGCGGTTTCGGCTACTCCGAGTTCCACTTCGGCGTGGAGTCCCACATGAACCGGCTCGCGGCCGGGATCGGCATGGACCCGGTGGAGATCCGTCGGCGAAACGCCATCGCCCCCGGGGATCCGCTCCCCTACGGCGCGCCGATGAATCCTTCGGGCTTGATGGAGTGTATCGACCGCGCCGCCGAGGCGATCGGCTGGGGCGAGAAGGAGACGAGTGACGATCCGGACCGCGTCCTGGGAAAGGGGTTCTCCCTCTTCTGGAAGGCGCCGGCCATGCCCCCCAACGCCTCGTCGGCGGCGTTCCTCAAGTTCAACGAGGATGGGAGCGTGAACCTCGCCGTCTCGGGGATGGAGATCGGCCAAGGTTACATGACCGCCATGGCGCAGATCGCCGCGGAAGTGCTCGCCCTGCCGGTGGAGAAGGTGCGCGTCGAGACGCCCGACACGGACCGGAACGCCTATGAGTGGCAGACCGTCGGCTCGCACGTCACCTGGAGCTGCGGCAACGCGGTGCTCCGCGCCGCCGAGGACGCCCGGGAGAAGATCTTCGACCTGGTGGTCCGCGTCTTCGGGCACGACCGGGGCGCGCTCTTCCTGGAAGGGGAGGCGGTCCGTTGCCGCACCGCCCCCGATTTCGTCCTCCCCTACCGCGATTTCGTCATCGCCGGCGTCCAGACCGGCGACGGCACATTCAAAGGGGGACCGATCCTGGGGAGCGGCATCTTTCTTCCCGAGTTCGCCTCGGCGCTCAGCGATCCCGAAACGAGCCAGGGCGGCCATCCGAACGTGCACTACACCGTCGGCGCCGCCGGCGCGGTGCTGGAGGTGGACCGTCGCACGGGGAAGATGCGGGTGCGCCACGCGGTGCTCGCCGTGGACGTGGGCCGGGCGATCCATCCGGAACTGGTGCGGGGGCAGATCACCGGAGGGCTGGTGCAGGGTTTCGCCACCGTGCTCTACGAGGACATGCGTTTCGACGAAAAGGGCCGGCTGGTGAACCCGAATTTCACCGACTATAAAATACCGACGGCCATGGACATTCCCGACCGGATGACGTCGATTCTGGTGGAGGTGCCCCAGCCGGACGGTCCCTTCGGCGCGCGCGGCGTGGGGGAGCACACCATGATCCCGGCGGCGCCGCTGGTGGCGAACGCCCTGGAGAACGCCGTCGGCGTGCGGCTTCGCGACATGCCGATCACCGCCGAGCGCGTGGCCCTCGCCCTCCGCGCGAAGGAGAGGGGCGAAGCGGGCGGCTGA
- a CDS encoding (2Fe-2S)-binding protein has protein sequence MKRTITLVVNGEEWRIDVEPNDTLLETLRDRIGVKSPKVGCERGDCGSCTVLLNGRTARSCLVLAVEADGMEVTTVEGLGRDGLTPLQNAFLEENSFQCGFCAPGVILAATELLRENPNPTEDEVKEAISGNLCRCTGYEPIVRAVLRAAGAEEKR, from the coding sequence ATGAAAAGGACCATCACCCTCGTCGTGAACGGCGAAGAGTGGCGCATCGACGTGGAGCCGAACGACACCCTTCTGGAGACGCTCCGCGACCGGATCGGCGTGAAGAGCCCCAAGGTGGGGTGCGAGAGGGGAGACTGCGGGAGTTGCACCGTCCTTCTGAACGGACGGACCGCGCGGAGCTGTCTCGTCCTCGCCGTCGAGGCGGACGGGATGGAGGTGACCACCGTGGAGGGGCTCGGCCGGGACGGCCTCACGCCGCTCCAGAACGCCTTCCTCGAGGAGAACTCCTTCCAGTGCGGCTTCTGCGCGCCGGGCGTGATCCTCGCCGCGACGGAACTGCTGCGGGAGAACCCGAATCCGACCGAGGACGAGGTGAAGGAGGCGATCTCCGGAAATCTCTGCCGTTGCACCGGATACGAACCGATCGTCCGGGCCGTGCTCCGCGCGGCGGGCGCGGAGGAGAAGCGGTGA